In Desulfomonile tiedjei, the DNA window TGGCATCGAACGCCTCCGAGACCACCATGCGATCCTGTTGGGCGCAGTCGGCTTCCCAGGCGTGCCCGATCACATTTCACTATGGGGATTACTAATCCCTATCCGTCGCGAGTTCGATCAATATGTGAACCTTCGTCCCGTCCGCCTCTTGCCCGGTATAACGCCCGCGGTTCGCGATCGCAAACCGGGCGACATCGACTTCTGGGTCGTCCGAGAGAACACCGAGGGCGAGTATTCTCAGCTTGGCGGCCGGTTTGGCGTGGGCCCGACAGAGATGGTCCTTCAAACTTCCGTTTTTACGCGGCGCGGCACGGACCGCATTATACGCTACGCGTTCGATCTCACGAAGCGGTTGGGCCGGGATCACGTCACGTCTGCAACCAAGTCGAACGGCATATACCACTCGATGCCTTTCTGGGATGAGCGGTTCCATGAGATCTCGGGCGAGTATCCCGGCATTCGTACCGACCAGTATCACATCGACATCCTCTGCGCCCGCTTCGTGATGTCACCGGAGCGCTTCGATGTCGTGGTGGCAAGCAACTTGTTCGGGGACATCCTCTCCGATCTTGGTCCAGGCGTCACCGGGACAATCGCTGTCGCACCGTCGGCCAACATCAATCCGGAGGGCAGGTTCCCCTCGATGTTCGAGCCGGTACACGGGTCCGCGCCGGACATAGCCGGCCAGGGGATTGCGAATCCGATCGGCCAGATCTGGGCTACAGCGATGATGCTCGAACATCTCGGGGAAGGGGAGGCAGGGGCCGCGGTCCTTCGCGCAATCGAGACCGTACTAAGCTCGGCCAATGCGCCCCTAACGCCGGATCTTGGCGGGAGAGCGACGACCGAGGACCTTACACGGGCCATTGCGGCCGCGCTCTAGGCGGGGATGCTTGGTCTACAGAATTTGGCTCTACGGGGACGTGTTGAGATCAGGGTAAAGCCGTCGCGAAAATCAGCCGGTAGGGGCACGGTCCCGCGGGACGCGGGATGCCCCTACGCGTGAATGACCCCCGATTTGAAGTGCCATTTCCAATGCGAATCAGTATAAACCTGGTTCCCGACTTTCGTCGGGACGACGTCCGGATTGCGGCTTTTGCCGGAATGACGGAGTAGGCAGTCCCGGACCGTCGGCCTTCCGGGTCCGATGATGCGCTGTTGAACGGACATCATTTCGGGCAATCGCTATGATGACTTTGCCACGGAAGCTTATCCAGGTCTACATTCCCACCCGAAAGTATGACGCCCACTCGCAGACCGGTCAGGTCTATTTTGCGTTCCCACAGGGCACCTACCGCCACAGCGGCCGAAGGCTCGATTATGATTTTCGCTCGTTCCCATACGAACTTCATGGCTGCGACAATGCCCGGTTCGCTTACCGTCACGATCTGCTCGACACGCCTCTGTATGATAGGGAAGGTGAGGTCTCCGAGTGAACCCCGAAGCCCGTCCGCGATGGTTTGAGGATTGGCCGATGGTATGATTCTTCCCGCGGCCAGCGAACGGAAAGCGTCGTCGGCTTGTTCGGGTTCGGCCGCGATGACTCGGATACCGGGTGAAAGTTCCATCGCCGCTATCGCGGTGCCGCTCAACAGCCCGCCGCCTCCCACAGGAGTTACGACCACTTCCAAGTCCGGGAAATCCTGCAACAACTCCAGCGTCGCGGTACCCTGGCCTGCCATGACCTGATAATTATTGTACGGGTGAACCACTGTCGCCCCGGTTTCAGCAAGCACCTTCTCCAGCATGGATTCCCGCGCTTCGAGGGTTGGTTCGCAGAAAGTGATTTTGCCTCCGTAGGCTTCCACCGCTGCGGTTTTCACCGCCGGGGCGTTATGAGGCATAACAATGTATGCCTGAATTCCGCGAAGCCGCGCGGCCAGCGCGAGCGCCTGCGCGTGATTGCCTGACGAATGAGTCACCACTCCTCGTGCGGCCTCGGTATCAGTGAGCGAGAACACGGCATTGCATGCCCCGCGAAACTTGAATGCCCCGACCTTTTGCAGGTTTTCACATTTAAGAAAGACCTTGGCGCCCACCTGCCGGTCCAGACTGGCGCAGGTGAGCACCGGCGTGCGGTGAGCGTATGGCCGAATGCGTTCCGCTGCCTGGCGAATTTCGTTAATAGTGGGTGCAACCACGTGTGTTTCCCCGGCTCATGCAGTGTCTGGTGGCGGGTTATACCTAAGGCCCTCAAGCCGGAAGTCACGGCGTCTGCGCCGGCCGCTTTGTGCGACGTGGCGTAGACTCCGTCGGCAATCGCCCGTGGAACCCGTTACATTTCCCCGCCTCCCACTTGAGGGCTTTTCTCGTCAAGAACCAAATATTGTGCTCCTGGAACTCAGTAGTCCGCGCACGCACGGCTACTTTTCTTCAACGGCTCCGGGTGCCAGATCACGGAGGAATCGCGTGACTCGTGCCCTGACTTCTTCGCGGTGCGTGAATATGGACACATGCTCGCCGCCCTCCACAGGGAGCAGTTGGGCCCCAGGTATGAGTTCCGCAAGCGACTTGCCATGCCGAGCAAACGGCACCATGCGATCGTCCGTGCCATGAACGACCAGGACAGGGACTGCGATTTGCTCCAATGGGTACGTGGTCGTCCGCGTTATTGCGATGTCGTTTTCCGTCCCGGGAAGCCGAAGAGCCATCCGGTCGAATCCGCCAACCAACAGTTCCTCCAGCAATGGCCTCACATGCGGATCTTGGGCCGTGCGTGCCCGAATGTTG includes these proteins:
- a CDS encoding tartrate dehydrogenase, which gives rise to MNKYEIAVIPGDGIGKEVVPAALRVLDAVNAKFGVEFALHGFDWSCETYKATGRMMPEDGIERLRDHHAILLGAVGFPGVPDHISLWGLLIPIRREFDQYVNLRPVRLLPGITPAVRDRKPGDIDFWVVRENTEGEYSQLGGRFGVGPTEMVLQTSVFTRRGTDRIIRYAFDLTKRLGRDHVTSATKSNGIYHSMPFWDERFHEISGEYPGIRTDQYHIDILCARFVMSPERFDVVVASNLFGDILSDLGPGVTGTIAVAPSANINPEGRFPSMFEPVHGSAPDIAGQGIANPIGQIWATAMMLEHLGEGEAGAAVLRAIETVLSSANAPLTPDLGGRATTEDLTRAIAAAL
- a CDS encoding pyridoxal-phosphate dependent enzyme, translated to MVAPTINEIRQAAERIRPYAHRTPVLTCASLDRQVGAKVFLKCENLQKVGAFKFRGACNAVFSLTDTEAARGVVTHSSGNHAQALALAARLRGIQAYIVMPHNAPAVKTAAVEAYGGKITFCEPTLEARESMLEKVLAETGATVVHPYNNYQVMAGQGTATLELLQDFPDLEVVVTPVGGGGLLSGTAIAAMELSPGIRVIAAEPEQADDAFRSLAAGRIIPSANPQTIADGLRGSLGDLTFPIIQRRVEQIVTVSEPGIVAAMKFVWERAKIIIEPSAAVAVGALWERKIDLTGLRVGVILSGGNVDLDKLPWQSHHSDCPK